Sequence from the Deinococcus sedimenti genome:
GTGCACGTCGAGTTCCACCCCGCCCGCCGTGTACGTCTCCTCGCCGCGCGTGACGTCCCAGGTGCCCAACAGGTGGTACAGACCGCTGACCGCGTCGAACGGCACCGCGACCCGCACGGTGCGGCGCGGGCGGACCTCCAGCCGCTCGGCGGTCCGCAGGCACTCGGCCGCGCCGCCCCCGTACGCGCGAGCAAGCCCGCCGGTGCCGAGTTTCACGCCGCCGTAGAAGCGCACCACGACGACCAACACGCGGTCCACGCCCTGCCCCTCGATGGCCCGCAGGATCGGCGCGCCCGCCGTGCCGCCCGGCTCGCCGTCGTCGTTGAAGCGGTACGCACCCCCGATGCGGTACGCCCAGCAGTGGTGCGTGGCGTCCGGGTAGCGCGCCCGCAACACCGCGAGCTGCGCCAGCGCGTCCCCTGGCGTGTCGGCGCGGTCCGCGAAGGTCAGGAACTCGCTGTTCTCGATCACCGCATCGAAGCGGTGCGGTCCGGCCAGGGTCGTGAACGGCGCCGGCAGTTCGGTGTCCGCCACGGTCAGAGCAGGCCCCGCCCGGCCAGCACGGCCCGCGCGTGCCACATCGCCAGACTGCTAGACCCGTCCAGGAGCTCCCCGGCGTCCAGGCGGCGGTACGCCTCGGCCAGCGGCACGACCACGCGCTCGATGGTCTCGGTGTCCTCGTGGTGCATGTCGCCCAGCGTGACGCCCAGCGCCAGGAACGGGTAGAAGATCACGCCGCTGATGCTCGGCTGCGGGTAGAAGCCGGGCAGCGCCACCCACTCGGCCGCCACGCCCCCCACCTCCTCCAGCAGTTCCCGCTGCGCCGCCGCGAGGAGGTCCTCGCCGCGTTCCACGCCGCCCGCGACGACCTCGGTGACGGTCGCGCGCAGCGGGTAGCGGTACTGGCGGATCAGGACCGCCTCGCCCGCTGCCGTGACGGGCAGCACGAACACCGCGCGCGGCCCGCGCGGCCGGTACTGGTAGGTGGTCTCCACGCCGCTGGGGAGGCGCACGCGGTCCTCGAACACCGTGCGGAACCCCGACACGATCTGCCGGGACTCCAGCGTCTCCCACGGCTGCGTGTCGTCCTCGACGAGCGCCGCCCAGTTCGGATGAATCATGCCCGCAGGCTACCAGACCACCCGTTCACCGCAGGGAACGCCGCGAGAGCCGCCAGCCCACCGACCGCGACGCGCGGATCAGCGTGGGCACCGGCAGGACCACGCGCGGCGTCCACCACGTCTGCGCCGCCTTGTGCAGCGCCCAGCCGCCCCCTAGCGTCACGGCGGCATGCTGCGCCAGTCCGTCCCGGGACCGCCACAGCAGCACCGTGCCCGGCTGACCGTCCCGCCCGCCGGGCCGGGTGCGCTCCTGCAGGAACGCCTCGAACGGCTCGCGCTGCATCCACTCGGCCGCCGCACCGGGAACGCCAGCCGCGCCCATCACGGTCCCGAAACAGTTCCCCGCGCTGCCCTGCGGGAACGTGCCCGCCAGCGCCCGCACGCCCGGCAGGACCTCCTGCGCCGCGCGCCACACGTCCGGCGGGACCTCCGCCCGCTGGCAGGGCACGCCAGACGCCGCGACGACCCGCGCCAGGACCCCAGCGGTCAGCTGCTCCGGGCGCCACAGGAACCGGCCCGGCGGCAGGCCCAGCCCCGGGAAGGCGCGGCCCAGCGGGACGTTTCCGCGCCCGTGCCGCACCTGCGCGCGCAGCAGCGCCCGGCGCGCCACGGGCGGCAGGGCGTCCACGTCCGACAGGGTCAGCCACGCCACCCGGTCCGCCAGAGCGGAGATGTTCCATTCGGTGACGGTGTCGCGTGCCTCGGGGGTCAGGGTCAGCCCTTCGCGCGGCACCGTGTCCAGACCCAGCGCGTCCAGGCTCAGCGCGGCCGCCTCGCCCCCGGTCAGGTAGAACGGCTGCCGCACCGGGGCCAGCCAGCCGCGCCAAGCCGCCAGCAGCGCGTCGTCCACCGGGATGTTCAGGACGTTCAAGAACTCAGCAGCTCCGCTTCCTCCGGCAGGCCCAGGTCCGTGTCCGGCCCCGCCGGGTATGGGAAGCCCAGCACGCGGCCCATCGTCAGGAGTTGCCCCTTGTGGTGGAACTCGTGCGTCAGGGGGTGCAGGAACAGCCAGCGGCCCGTGACCTCCAGCTCTCGGTCCCGGAAGGGCACGCGGCGCGGCTCGTCCGGGCTGACGAAGGCATCCAGCGCCCGGTCCACCAGGGCGTCCACGTCCGCGTAGACGGCGCGCAGGGCCGCCACGTCCGGCAGCGCGCCCGGGTCGAGCCGCACGACGGTCTCGCCCAGGCCCCGCTCCGCGATCCACACGCGGTAGCAGTCCGCGACATGCACCTGCACGTTCCGCAGACTGCCGAACGCGAACTCAGGGCGTTCCAGGGTGTACACGTCCCCGGGCACAGTCTCCAGCCACGCCAGCAGGCGCTCGCGGCCCACGCGGGCCCAGGCGTACGCAGCGCGCAGATCGGCATTCGGTGCGGTCATGCGGGCAGTCTCCCCCACCCCGGCGGGCGGGCACATCTGCCAGATGGACACCCGCCCCAGGACCGGGGTGGGTCAGCGGTGGCCGCGCCGGGGGGCGTCCGGGCTGGGGGCGCCGTGCAGGACCTCGCATTCCACCTTCTTCCAGAAGCCGAAGAAGCGCCGCACCGGCCCGTCGTACGACGTCAGGCGTTCGGGCTCGTGCACGACCACCCGCAGGTCCGGGTGCGCGGCGCGCACACCCGCGAGGATGCGCGTGAATTCCGGCGTGAAGTTCCGCGTGACGTGCAGTTCCCCCGCCCCGTACGCGCGGGCGAACGCCGCGAGTTCCCCGGCGACCGCGCCCACCCGCACGTGCGTGGGCGCCCGGCGCGCGGCGGCGATGTCCCGCACGCCCTGATACATGAACGCCAGCCGGGGAAACGCGATGGGCACCCCCGACAGGAAGGGCCGGTCGAACACGAACAGCGCCGGGGCGTCCGGGCAGGCGCTCAGGGCCGGGTCCGTCACGGACAGGCCGTCCCCGTGCACCCACACCACGCGCGGGGAGGTCGGCCCGGTCGGCTGGATCGGCGCGGACTCCACCTCTTCTGCTGGCTCGGCTGCTGGCGTGACGCGGCGCGGGGCTCCGGCCTCACCGGGCGTCGGGGCCTCCTCGGGGCGGTGGCCGCTGAACAGTCGCGCTTCCAGCTCCTCGTAACTGCCCCGGAACGGGCAATTCGCGGTGCAGGTGCGGCACCAGCGGCCCCCGCTGAAGCGCTCGACGTTCTCCTGATTCATGAAGTACGGCTTGTTGCTGAAGGTACTCGCCACCCACTGCCACGACAGGGCGTTGCTGGCGATGTCCCCGTCCAGCAGGTGCTCGCGGAAGAACGCGTACCCGGCCCGCCAGTGCACCCCGCGCCAGTGGATCAGGTACGCCGCGAACCACAATCTCTCGTGGTTGTGCAGCCAGCCGTCACGGATCAGGTGCGTCACCCAGGCGTCCACGCAGGGCAGTCCCGTGCGCGCCGCGCGGACATCGTCCGGCAGCGCGTCCGTCCAGCGCGCGGGGTACTTGGGCTCTTCCAGGTTGTCCAGCACGCGCGCGCCCTCCTGCCGCAGCACCAGCCGGAAGAACTCCCCCCAGGTCAGCTGCCGCAGGAACTCGTCCCGCTCACGGCCCCGCAGGACGTGGCGGGCGTGCGCGCCGACCTCGCGGATGCCGATCATGCCGTGCCGCAGGTACATGTTCAGGCGCGACACGTTCCCCGACAGGTGGTTGCGTTCCCGGTACCCCGCGCCGGTCCAGGCGTGCAGCGCCGCCAGTCCCGCCGCTCGCCCACCGGGCCGGGCGGGCAGGCGCGGCTCGCCGGTGTACAGGCCGGTCAGGGCGGCGCCGAGCACGCCGGGCAGCTGCGCGTCCGGGAGGTCCAGGGGCAGGTCGGCGGTCGGGGCGGTCATGCGGTCAGGATGGCAGGGGGCCGCCCGGTCAGACCGTACGGTCGCGTGCAGAGGTGAGTAGGAGGCGACTCACCGTCATCACATGCTGATATCGGAATCTGATAGCCGTGGATCCGAACCTCTTCAAGGGCAACCTCGACCTGATCCTCCTGAGCGTCCTCGAACGCGAGGGCGGCTACGGGCAGGACATCGCCGCGCGCGTGCACAGCGGCACCGACGGGCACATCCGACTGAACGCGGGAAGTCTGTACCCCGCGCTGCACCGCCTGGAACGCGCCGGGTTCCTGCGCGCCCAGGAGACCAGCCCCGCGCGCGGCGGCCCCCCGGTGCGGACGTACACCCTGACGGACGCGGGCCGCGAGGAGCTCGCCCGGCGCCGCGAGCGCTACCACGCGTTCGACCGGGCGCTGCGGGGCCTGTGGTGAGCGGCACCCCCCCGCGCGAGGTGCGCGCCTACCTGCGCCGCGTGACCTGCCTGATCCCACCGCGCGCCGCGCGGGTCGTGCAGGCCGAACTGCTGGGGCACCTGCACCTGGACATGCTGAACGCCCGCGTGCGCGGCCTGGACGAGCCGCAGGCCTGGGCGCAGGCGCTGCGGGACGCGGGCTCCGCCCCGCTGACCGCGCTGCGCTTCGCGCGGACGTACACGCTGGGGCTGGCGCTGCGCTGGCTGCTCGCGGCGGGCCTGCTGGGCGGCGCGGCGTACGCGCTGGGCACGCACACCCCGCCTGCCCCCGCACCCGCCGCGCAGGTGGGCCGGTGACCCCGCAGGCGCAGGCCAGACCGAGCCGCTGGCGCACCCTCTGGCAGGAGTGGGGATCGCCCGCCCTGGTCGCGCTGCTGCTCACGCAGTTCGGTGCGACCGCCGTGCGCGTGGACGGCGCGAGCATGCTCCCCGGCCTGAGGCACGGCGAACAGCTGGTCGTCCCGAAGGTCGAGGGCTGGGCGCACCGCGCCGGGCTGGGCACGTACGCGCGCGGCGACGTGGTCGTGTTCAAACCGCCCCGCAGCGCCGCCGCCGAGTGGACGCGCGAGTACCGGGGCGTGACCCTCCCCTGGGCGTACCGCCCGTACCTCGTCAAGCGCGTCGTGGGCCTGCCCGGCGACCGGGTTCAGGTGCGCGGCGGGACCGTCCTCGTGAACGGCCAGCCTCTCTCCGAGGCGCGCACGCAGGCGTACTGGGACGCCAGCTGCCACGACACCGCCAGTCCGCTGGCGAACACGCCCGCCGTCACCGTGCCCGCCGGGGCGTACTTCGTGATGGGCGACAACCGCAGCGAGGGGGGCAGCCTCGACAGCCGCGTGTTCGGCCCGGTGGACACCGCCGACATCGCCGGACGGGCCGTCGCCAGCGTGTGGCCCCTGACCGTTCCCGAGCACGCGCAGGCCCCCTGCGACGGGCAGGCGCACCCCGAGCGGCGCGTGCAGCTCAGCGGCCCGGCCCACTGGAATCCGCGGCTCCTGCCGGGCGACTGAACCACCCCTGCACCTGCGCGTAGCTGGGGCCGGGCGTGGCGGGCGGCGTGCCGCTGCCGAGCAGGTCGCGGGTGAGGGTCAGGGTGTGCCCCAGCGCGGCGAGCATCAGCGCTGGGCCGGTGCTGACGCGGCTGGCCCCGGCACGCAGCAGGGTGTGGGCGTCGGGGCCGCCGGGCAGGAGCATCACGCTGACCGGGCCGCCCAGCGCGCCGCGCAGTTCGCGCAGGGTGGTGGGGTCGGTCAGGCCGGGCACGAACACGCTGTCCGCCCCGGCGTGCAGGTACGCCCGGCCGCGCCGGACGGTCTCCGCGAGGCGTTCGCCGGGAGTGGCGCCGAACCCGGTGAGGTACGTGTCGGTGCGGGCGTTCAGGTACGCGGGGACGCCCAGGGTGTCGGCGGCGTGCCGGGCGGCGCGCAGTCTCAGGACCTGGTCCTCGACGGGCCGCAGCGTGCCCCTGTCTGTGGCGTCCTCCAGGTTCAGGCCCGCCACGCCCAGCCCCAGCGCGCGGGTGACGATCAGCGCGACGCCGTCGGGGTCAGGGGCGTACCCGCCTTCCAGGTCGGCGGTGACCGGCCGGGAGGTGGCCCGTACGATGCGGGCCAGGGCGTCCAGCAGGTCGTCCACGGGCGCAGCCTGCCCGTCGGGGTACCCGAGTGCGAAGGCGATCCCGGCGCTGGTCGTGCCGATGGCGGGTGCGCCCGCGTGCTCCAGGGTGCGGGCGCTGGCGGCGTCCCAGGCGTTCGGGAGGATCAGACCATCTTTGTGGGCGAGGTGGAGGGTGCGGGCGTGGTCGGGTCGGATCATGGGTGGGCTCCTGAAGGCATGGGGGAAGGTCGTCCGGTGCCACGACGGGCCGGACAGCGGAAGCAAGATGGATTACGTGGGGTTCAGACCTGCGTGCCAGGCGCGCAGCACGGCCTGACTGCGGCGCGGCGCGTGCGTCTGCAGCAGCGTCTGCACCTGCGCGGGCGTGGGCCGCGCGGGCAGGGCGTGGGTGCGGCGCAGGCTGGCGGCCAGCGCGGCGTCACCCTCGGGGACGACGTCGGGGAAGCCCAGGACGCGCAGCAGCACGTAGTCCGCGGTCCAGGGGCCGATGCCGGGCACGGCCAGCAGCGTGCGGCGGGCCGCGCCGACCGTGCCGCGCGCCAGGGCGTCCAGGTTCAGTTCATGCCGCGCGACCCGCCCGGCGAGGCGGCGCAGCAGGGCGGCGCGGGCGTCGGTCAGGCCGCAGGCGCGCAGGGCGGCGTCGTCCAGCGCGGCCAGCTGCGCGGCGGTGGGGGGCGCGGTCAGGCCCCCCGTGACGGGCATGCCGTACTTCAGCGTCAGCGTGCGGCGCACCCGGCAGGCCTGCGCGAACGTGACCTGCTGGCCCGCCACCGCCCAGATCAGCCCGTCGAAGGGTTGCGGGACCAGCGGAACCGGCCAGTCGCCACTGGCCAGGGGCGCGTGCAGGCCCAGTGCACGGACGGTCAGGGTGTGCAGCGCCTCCCAGTCGGCGGGCGTCAGGGCCTCGGGGACGTCCGGGTGCACCTCGACCTGCCCGGCGGTGACCTGCAGCGTGACCCGTTGCGGCCCGCCAGGGAGGGTCCACGCGAAGGTCACGCGGCCCGCCTGCGCCTCCACCCGCTGCGTGACGCTGTCCGGGTCGCGGCTCAGGTCACGCCACACGACCTCCAGCGGAAACCCCGGCGGGAGGGTCAGCGTGAGCCTGCCGCCCGTCCCGGCGTGCCGCCACGCCTGCGGGGTCAGGTGCATCACCCGGCGGAACTGCGCGCCGAACGCGGACAGGCTCCCGAAGCCCACTGCGAACGCCACCTCCGCCACGCTGCCTCCACTGCCCCGCAGGGTCCGCGCGGCCAGCCGCACCCGCTCGCGGGCCAGCCACTCGCCGGGCGTCACCTGAAACAGGTCACGCCACTGGGCGTGCAGGGCGCTCTCGCCCAGGTTCAGCGCGTCGGCCAGCGCCCCCACGCCCCGCACGTCGGGCACGCTCACGCCGCCCAGCGCGGCCAGCAGCGCCGCCTCGGGCAGCGGCACGCCCCGGTACGCGTCCGGGTGGCAGCGGCGGCAGGCACGCAGACCCGCCGCGCGCGCCTCACCGGGCGACGCATGGAACTCCACGTGCTCCGCGCGGGGCTTCCGGGCGCGGCAGGACGGCAGGCAGTAGATGCCGGTGCTCGTCACGCCGGTGTAGAACAGCCCGTCGAACGCCGCGTCCGCCGCGAACATGCGGCCCAGCATGAAGTCACGCGCGTACGGCAGGGTCACGCGGCTTCCGGTTGAGGGGCGGCACACCGTTCGACCCGGACGGACGTGAGAGAGAACCGGACGGAGTCCGGTCGTGGAGTGGGCGGACGGGTGCCCTGCCCCTGCGTCAGTGGAACAAACGGGCGCCGGCTCATGCCCGCATTGTGCGGCGCGCGCCGCTCACGGCTCTACCGGAAACCTCCGGGGGAATCCCGGGCGCTCCTCCTGCGGGCCGGGCTCTGCGCAGTTCCGCCCTTGCCGCTGCGGCGTGCGGCGCTCAGGCTTTGGGGGGCGTGTTCGGTGGGCTCTCGTCCATGTTCCAGAAGTCCAGGTCGTCCAGGGCGCTGCCCAGTCCCTGAAGTTCCTGCCGCTGCTCGTCGGTGACGGGCGCGTGGCTGGTCAGCTCCTCCTGCCCGATGGCGCGCGCCATGACCTCCTGCGGCACGGCAGCCATCAACCGCTGGAGTTCCTCGGGGTCCACGTCCGTGAGCATCTCACTCTGCGCCTCGTGCAGCAGTTCGGTGCTCTCGGTGGGCATGACCAGGGTGGGCGCGGTGGGCCGCACGTCCTGCGCGGGCAGCGGCGCGACCGGTTCGGCCGTCTTCGGTGCCTGGGGGGGCGTGGGGCGGCGCGTGGCCCGCCACGCGAACGCGGCGGCGGCCAGCAGCACAAGGACGATCAGGAAGACCAGCATCGGATTCAGGGTAACGCGCCCGGGGCGAGGGTGAATATCCCCCGCTCTGGGCGCGCTGCTGTGCAGTTCTTCACGCGGCGGCGCGCCGCCCCCTGCCCCGGGGTCAGTCGGGCCAGCGTCCGCCCCGCCGCGCGGTCAGGTCCAGCTCCCAGACCAGCGCGTCGTACAGCGGGCCGGGCACGGCGGGCCACGCGGCGGCCGTGGTCAGCGCGTCTTCCAGGGTGAGTGCGTCGTGCATGAGTCCGTTCAGGTCCAGGCGGACGGCGCCGCTGCGCAGCAGGTGCACGCGCAGGTGCTGTCCGTCGGCCTGGACGTGATAAAGGGTGCGGCGGATGTCGGTCATGTCAGCGGGGGCGGAGGTGGTACAGCTCCAGGCCCAGCATGGTGCGGGGCGCGAAGCCCTTCCAGGCATTCTGCCCGGTGGCGTTCGCGGCGATGGGCGTCGGCACGTTCAGGTACGCGGCGGCGCCCGCGTCGCCCTTCAGGGTCAGGTTCAGGAACGCCGTCACGAAGTGCTGGTTGATGTTGTTCAGGCGAGCGCTGTCCCACACGGGGTCGGCGTAGTGTTCATGGTCCGCGAAGCTCAGGCCCGGCAGTGCGGGGGCGGGGTTGGGGGCGATGTTGTGCCGGGCGTTCTGGTACACCAGCAGGTACCGGTCGGCGTTCACGGCGTGCTCGAACAGCGGCTTGACTCCTTCCTCGAAGCCGGACACGTCGTCATGGTCGCCCACGACGAACAGGGTGGGGACCTTCAGGCCCTCCAGTCCCTTGGCGTCCCAGAAGCCGTACTCGCCGGTGGGGACGCCCAGGCCGCGCGCGGCGCTGAGGCCGCCCCACGGGGCGAAGGCGACGGCGGCGCGGATGCGCGGGTCCGGCGTGAACGCGCCGGTCTGGCGGGGGGTCAGGGTCCCGCCGGGCAGCAGCGCGGCGACCTTGGGGGCGTACCCGGCTCCGGCGGCGTTCAGCGCGCCGTACCCGCCCATGGAGTACCCGATCACGGCGGTGCGGCTGGCGTTCACGACGCCGCTCAGGGGGGAGCCGCTGCCGGGCGCGCCGAGTTTCGCGAGCTGGTCGAGGGTGAAGTTGATGTCCGGCGCGCGGTTGACCAGGGTGCTGTTGAACGGTCCGCGGTTGTCGTGGGTGCTGTCGGTGTGGTCGATGGCTGCCACGACGTACCCGCGGCTGGCGAGGTGCTCGGTCAGGTACGTCATGAGGACGCGGCTGCCGGTGTACCCGTGCGACACGATCACCAGCGGGAACGCCTGCCCACTCAGGGGTTTGGCGTCGCGGGCGGCGCGGCCCTCGAAGGTGAACGCCGGGCCGCTCGTCAGGGCGTCGCGGTACGTGACGGTTTCCTTCGCGCCGCTGGCGGTCGGGTACCAGACCTCCACGGTCAGGCGGCGGTCGGCGCGCGGCACCGGGCCACTCTGCGGCGCGCGGGCCAGGTCCGGCTGGCCCGGGTTCACCAGCGTCACCGTGCGCACGCCCACGGCGAAGCTGCCGCGCCGGGCCAGTTCGGGCGCGTCGGGGCGGGCGTCGCCGAACAGGAACGGCGTGGCGGTCTGCGGCGTGGCGGTTGGCGCGGTCGGTGCAGTCTGGGCGGCGGCGTCAGGGGCAGTGGCGGCGGTCATCAGAGTCAAGCTAAGGCACAGGGCAAGGTGACGCATCGGGTGTTCCTCCGGGGGTGGCGGTCTGCACGACTCCGCTCGGGCGGGGCGTGCAGACGGGTCGGTTGCTGTGAAACCTGAATCAGTTGGTCAAACGAAGCGCAGCATACCCCCGTCCGGGGGGAGCAGGGCGTCACTCTGGGACGGCGTCCAGGGCGGCCACGGCGAACAGCCGCTCCATTCCGGTGTGACACTCCGTTCCATCGGAGTGCGTTTGAGACGGCACGGCAACACCCCCGGCCTGTGGTGGCCGGGGGCGCGGGATGGTGCGGGAGTTCAGGCTTCGCTGTAGCTCTTCTCGATGGGCAGGCCCACGGCGTTGCCCCATTCGGTCCAGCTGCCGTCATAGTTGCGGACCTTGGGGTAGCCGAGCAGTTCGCGCAGCACGAACCAGCTGTGGCTGCTGCGCTCGGCGATGCGGCAGTACGCGATGACGTCCTTGTCAGCGGTGACGCCCTCACCCTCGTACAGGGCCTTGAGCTCGTCGGCGGACTTGAAGGTGCCGTCCTCGTTGGTGGCCTTCGCCCAGGGGATGCTGCGCGCGCCGGGGATGTGGCCGCCGCGCAGCACGCCTTCCTGCGGGTAGTTGGGCATGTGGGTGACCTTGCCGCTGAACTCGTCGGGGCTGCGGACGTCGACCAGGGCGCCGGTGCCGCCCTTGACGCTCTCCAGGTGGGCCTTGACCTCGTCGCGGTAGGCGCGCAGGCTGTCGTCGCGGGTCAGGGCGGGGTAGGTGGTGGCCTCGACGCTGGGGGCGTCGGTGGTGGTGGGGCGGCCCTCCGCGACCCACTTCTGGCGGCCGCCGTTCATGAGTTTCAGGGTGTTCTTGACGCCGCTGTAGGACAGGAACCAGTAGGCGTACGCGGCCCACCAGTTGCTCTTGTCGCCGTACAGGACGATGGTGTCGCCTTCCCCCACGCCCAGGCGGCCCAGCAGTTCGCTGACCTTGTCGGGGGTGATGAAGTCGCGTTCGACGGGGTGCCACAGGTCGACCTGCCAGTCGAGTTTCACGGCGCCGGGGGCGTGCCCGGTGTCGTAGAGGAGGATGTCCTCGTCGACCTCGATGAGGCGGATGCCGTCTTGATTCAGGTTCTGTTCGACCCAGTCGGTGCTGACGAGTACGTCTTTCGCGTAGTCCATGGTGTGGTGCCTCCTGTGAGTGGTGGGGAAACTGCCGATTGCCCCAGGATTGTACCCTGACTCCCGACTTATTGACAAAAGAGGTCAACTGGACAGGCCCACCCATTCCCGCCCCTGGGGCAGCGGTACACTCCGCGCATGACCGACGCCGCGCCCGCCCTGCCGGAAAAGCTCCAGAGCATCGTCACCCTGTTCCGCAGCGCCCCCAAACCCCTGCGCCTGCAGGCCCTGCTGGAATACAGCAAGAAACTCCCCGGCCTGCCCGAGAAGTACCTCGAACACCCCGAGTTCCTCAAGCCCGTGCCCGAATGCACCAGCCCCTTCTTCCTCGTCACCGAGCAGGACGAGCAGGGCGGCATGCACCTGTACTTCAAGGTCCCGGAGGAGGCCCCCACCGTGCGCGGCTACGCCGGCATCCTGCACGAGGCCCTGGACGGCGCGCAGCCCGAGGAGATCCTCAGCGTCCCCGACCAGTTCTACATGGACATGGGCCTGACCGAACTGATCACCCCCATGCGCCTGCGCGGCATGGGCGCCATCCTCATGCGCCTGAAGAACGACGTCCGCGAGCACGCCAAGGCGTAAGGACCTTCAGCGAAACGGGCCGCTCTCCCCTGCCCGGGAGGCGGCCCGTTCTCCGTGACCTGCCCCGGTTCATACGGATTCCGTTTGTTTCGTTGACAGATCGGAACACCACCGATCTGTCAACTCCACGTCCGGAACCCGTTTTTCTCCTCCTCGCGTGCGCTCGGGTTGAAAGGTTTGCCAACCTTTCAACCCGAGTCCGTATCAGTCCTCGGGCAGCAGCGCGTCAATGAGCAGCGCAGTCACGCCCAGCGCCAGTCCGTACGTCAGGTGCGCGCCCAGGCGGTTCGCGTGGCCCTTCGCGGGCGTCCCGGCCGG
This genomic interval carries:
- a CDS encoding IMPACT family protein; its protein translation is MADTELPAPFTTLAGPHRFDAVIENSEFLTFADRADTPGDALAQLAVLRARYPDATHHCWAYRIGGAYRFNDDGEPGGTAGAPILRAIEGQGVDRVLVVVVRFYGGVKLGTGGLARAYGGGAAECLRTAERLEVRPRRTVRVAVPFDAVSGLYHLLGTWDVTRGEETYTAGGVELDVHLYPEDAGAFAAALRDATRGAAVTDLD
- a CDS encoding NUDIX domain-containing protein; this translates as MIHPNWAALVEDDTQPWETLESRQIVSGFRTVFEDRVRLPSGVETTYQYRPRGPRAVFVLPVTAAGEAVLIRQYRYPLRATVTEVVAGGVERGEDLLAAAQRELLEEVGGVAAEWVALPGFYPQPSISGVIFYPFLALGVTLGDMHHEDTETIERVVVPLAEAYRRLDAGELLDGSSSLAMWHARAVLAGRGLL
- a CDS encoding DinB family protein; this translates as MTAPNADLRAAYAWARVGRERLLAWLETVPGDVYTLERPEFAFGSLRNVQVHVADCYRVWIAERGLGETVVRLDPGALPDVAALRAVYADVDALVDRALDAFVSPDEPRRVPFRDRELEVTGRWLFLHPLTHEFHHKGQLLTMGRVLGFPYPAGPDTDLGLPEEAELLSS
- a CDS encoding FAD-binding domain-containing protein translates to MTAPTADLPLDLPDAQLPGVLGAALTGLYTGEPRLPARPGGRAAGLAALHAWTGAGYRERNHLSGNVSRLNMYLRHGMIGIREVGAHARHVLRGRERDEFLRQLTWGEFFRLVLRQEGARVLDNLEEPKYPARWTDALPDDVRAARTGLPCVDAWVTHLIRDGWLHNHERLWFAAYLIHWRGVHWRAGYAFFREHLLDGDIASNALSWQWVASTFSNKPYFMNQENVERFSGGRWCRTCTANCPFRGSYEELEARLFSGHRPEEAPTPGEAGAPRRVTPAAEPAEEVESAPIQPTGPTSPRVVWVHGDGLSVTDPALSACPDAPALFVFDRPFLSGVPIAFPRLAFMYQGVRDIAAARRAPTHVRVGAVAGELAAFARAYGAGELHVTRNFTPEFTRILAGVRAAHPDLRVVVHEPERLTSYDGPVRRFFGFWKKVECEVLHGAPSPDAPRRGHR
- a CDS encoding PadR family transcriptional regulator translates to MDPNLFKGNLDLILLSVLEREGGYGQDIAARVHSGTDGHIRLNAGSLYPALHRLERAGFLRAQETSPARGGPPVRTYTLTDAGREELARRRERYHAFDRALRGLW
- the lepB gene encoding signal peptidase I; the encoded protein is MTPQAQARPSRWRTLWQEWGSPALVALLLTQFGATAVRVDGASMLPGLRHGEQLVVPKVEGWAHRAGLGTYARGDVVVFKPPRSAAAEWTREYRGVTLPWAYRPYLVKRVVGLPGDRVQVRGGTVLVNGQPLSEARTQAYWDASCHDTASPLANTPAVTVPAGAYFVMGDNRSEGGSLDSRVFGPVDTADIAGRAVASVWPLTVPEHAQAPCDGQAHPERRVQLSGPAHWNPRLLPGD
- a CDS encoding isocitrate lyase/PEP mutase family protein, with amino-acid sequence MIRPDHARTLHLAHKDGLILPNAWDAASARTLEHAGAPAIGTTSAGIAFALGYPDGQAAPVDDLLDALARIVRATSRPVTADLEGGYAPDPDGVALIVTRALGLGVAGLNLEDATDRGTLRPVEDQVLRLRAARHAADTLGVPAYLNARTDTYLTGFGATPGERLAETVRRGRAYLHAGADSVFVPGLTDPTTLRELRGALGGPVSVMLLPGGPDAHTLLRAGASRVSTGPALMLAALGHTLTLTRDLLGSGTPPATPGPSYAQVQGWFSRPAGAADSSGPGR
- a CDS encoding DNA-3-methyladenine glycosylase 2, with product MTLPYARDFMLGRMFAADAAFDGLFYTGVTSTGIYCLPSCRARKPRAEHVEFHASPGEARAAGLRACRRCHPDAYRGVPLPEAALLAALGGVSVPDVRGVGALADALNLGESALHAQWRDLFQVTPGEWLARERVRLAARTLRGSGGSVAEVAFAVGFGSLSAFGAQFRRVMHLTPQAWRHAGTGGRLTLTLPPGFPLEVVWRDLSRDPDSVTQRVEAQAGRVTFAWTLPGGPQRVTLQVTAGQVEVHPDVPEALTPADWEALHTLTVRALGLHAPLASGDWPVPLVPQPFDGLIWAVAGQQVTFAQACRVRRTLTLKYGMPVTGGLTAPPTAAQLAALDDAALRACGLTDARAALLRRLAGRVARHELNLDALARGTVGAARRTLLAVPGIGPWTADYVLLRVLGFPDVVPEGDAALAASLRRTHALPARPTPAQVQTLLQTHAPRRSQAVLRAWHAGLNPT
- a CDS encoding alpha/beta hydrolase family protein; this encodes MTAATAPDAAAQTAPTAPTATPQTATPFLFGDARPDAPELARRGSFAVGVRTVTLVNPGQPDLARAPQSGPVPRADRRLTVEVWYPTASGAKETVTYRDALTSGPAFTFEGRAARDAKPLSGQAFPLVIVSHGYTGSRVLMTYLTEHLASRGYVVAAIDHTDSTHDNRGPFNSTLVNRAPDINFTLDQLAKLGAPGSGSPLSGVVNASRTAVIGYSMGGYGALNAAGAGYAPKVAALLPGGTLTPRQTGAFTPDPRIRAAVAFAPWGGLSAARGLGVPTGEYGFWDAKGLEGLKVPTLFVVGDHDDVSGFEEGVKPLFEHAVNADRYLLVYQNARHNIAPNPAPALPGLSFADHEHYADPVWDSARLNNINQHFVTAFLNLTLKGDAGAAAYLNVPTPIAANATGQNAWKGFAPRTMLGLELYHLRPR
- a CDS encoding sulfurtransferase, whose translation is MDYAKDVLVSTDWVEQNLNQDGIRLIEVDEDILLYDTGHAPGAVKLDWQVDLWHPVERDFITPDKVSELLGRLGVGEGDTIVLYGDKSNWWAAYAYWFLSYSGVKNTLKLMNGGRQKWVAEGRPTTTDAPSVEATTYPALTRDDSLRAYRDEVKAHLESVKGGTGALVDVRSPDEFSGKVTHMPNYPQEGVLRGGHIPGARSIPWAKATNEDGTFKSADELKALYEGEGVTADKDVIAYCRIAERSSHSWFVLRELLGYPKVRNYDGSWTEWGNAVGLPIEKSYSEA
- a CDS encoding SufE family protein: MTDAAPALPEKLQSIVTLFRSAPKPLRLQALLEYSKKLPGLPEKYLEHPEFLKPVPECTSPFFLVTEQDEQGGMHLYFKVPEEAPTVRGYAGILHEALDGAQPEEILSVPDQFYMDMGLTELITPMRLRGMGAILMRLKNDVREHAKA